In Streptomyces venezuelae, the sequence TCCCGGCTCGACCGGCGGCTCGGTGAAGACCGGGCCGAGCAGCAGCGGGTACTCGTCGAGGAACGCGGCCCAGGAGCGGCGGATGTTCAGCCAGGTTCCCATCAGCTTCATGAGCACCTCCGCGCTCGCGGGCGGGGTCCGCTCCATCATCATCTCGACATAGCGGCCCCCGCCCTTGCCGAGCAGCTCGCGCACCACCGGCCAGGTCGGGGCGAACTCGGTCACGGTGATCCGGCCGTAGGCCTCCAGGGCCTCGTCCAGCCGGGGCACGTCCGCCACCTCGCGCACGTCGTATCCGGCGTCGCGGAGCGCGTCGGCGGCCGCCGAGACGGCTGCGCGAACCGCCGGGTGGACGCCGTGCCCGCCGGGGTCCGCGACGACCGCCACCTTCAAGCGCCCCGGGAGCGGCTCGCCGTAGGCGGGCACCGGTACGGCTCGCGGGTCTCGCGGATCGGTTCCGGCCAGCACCTCGTAGGCGAGCCTCAGGTCGCCCACGCTCCGGGCCATCGGGCCGTCGGTGACCAGCATCTGGGACGCCGGGCCGGGGTCGTCCGGGCCGAGGACGCGATGGTCGGCGGGGAAGCGGCCCGCGGAGGGCTTCAGCCCGGCCACGCCGCAGAACTGGGCCGGGATGCGCACCGACCCGCCGGAGTCGTTGCCGAGCCCGAGCGCCGCCATGCCCGTGGCGACGGCCACCGCGTCGCCCCCGCTGGAGCCGCCCGGAGTCCGGCTGCAGTCCCACGGGTTGACCGTGTCGCCGAACAGTTCGCTGCGCGTGTGCATGCCCGCCAGGATCAGGGTGGGGATGTTGCTGTGCCCGAGGGGAATGGCCCCGGCCGCGCGCAGCCGCGCTACCGGCGGTGCGTCGGCGGACGCCACCAGATCGCGGAAGCGTGCCGTGCCGAAGGTGGTCGGCACGCCTTCCACGGCGGTGCTCTCCTTCACCGTGAAGGGCACGCCCGCCAGCGGCCCCAGCGTTTCACCGGCTGCCCGCCGCCGGTCCAGCCGTGCCGCGGCCTCGCGCGCCCGCTCCGCCAGCAGCTGAGTGACCGCGTTCACCTGCGGGTTGATCTCGGCTATGCGCTCCAGATGACTGTCGATCAGTTCGACGGCCGAGACCTCGGCGGTGCGTACGGCCTCCGCCTGCCTGGCGGCCGGCATCTTCCACAGGGCGTCCTGCATGACCCCACCTTCCTCGTCGGTAGCGATGCATGTGCATCGGTACCGAAGCGTATCCCTGGATCCGATACGGCCGCATCGAATAAACTGCGCAGCGGAACACCGAGGAGCAGGGAGGCGCCCGCCATGCCCAGGCAGGTGGATCACGAGGGCCGACGCCGTCTCATTGCCGACGCCGTGTGCCAACTCGCCGACGAGCACGGACTGGAGGGTGTGACCCTGCGCGACGTCGCCGCTCGTGCACAGGTGTCGATGGGAGCCGTACAGCGGTGCTTCCGCACCAAGGAAGAGATGCTCGTGTTCGCTCTCGGGCACATCGGCGAGCGGATCGGCGAGCGCGTACGGGCCCGCCTCGTCCGCAGCCCGGCCCAGTCGGCCGGCACCGCCCTCG encodes:
- a CDS encoding amidase → MQDALWKMPAARQAEAVRTAEVSAVELIDSHLERIAEINPQVNAVTQLLAERAREAAARLDRRRAAGETLGPLAGVPFTVKESTAVEGVPTTFGTARFRDLVASADAPPVARLRAAGAIPLGHSNIPTLILAGMHTRSELFGDTVNPWDCSRTPGGSSGGDAVAVATGMAALGLGNDSGGSVRIPAQFCGVAGLKPSAGRFPADHRVLGPDDPGPASQMLVTDGPMARSVGDLRLAYEVLAGTDPRDPRAVPVPAYGEPLPGRLKVAVVADPGGHGVHPAVRAAVSAAADALRDAGYDVREVADVPRLDEALEAYGRITVTEFAPTWPVVRELLGKGGGRYVEMMMERTPPASAEVLMKLMGTWLNIRRSWAAFLDEYPLLLGPVFTEPPVEPGLESRDRAGRDRVAAGMRLCTVTSFVGVPGVAVPTGITDGLPCGVQIAGRAFREDLCLDAAQAVEDRLGVLTPVDPRGRGPHRSVTRP